Proteins encoded together in one Rossellomorea sp. y25 window:
- a CDS encoding DUF6509 family protein: protein MNITSHSAEELKDPTGILNGDRYEVILDIEVPEDDELYREQGIYIKVIFVRDENGSRIVQSTIVERNTETYLDFELEEDEESLILSYCEENIG, encoded by the coding sequence ATGAACATTACAAGTCATAGTGCCGAGGAACTGAAAGATCCTACCGGTATTCTAAATGGAGATCGATATGAAGTTATTCTTGATATTGAAGTACCCGAGGATGATGAGCTTTACAGAGAACAGGGTATTTACATAAAAGTCATTTTTGTTCGAGACGAGAACGGTTCCAGGATTGTGCAGTCGACCATTGTAGAAAGAAACACTGAAACGTATCTTGATTTTGAATTAGAAGAAGATGAAGAAAGTCTCATTCTTTCATATTGCGAGGAAAATATCGGCTAA